The DNA region GTGAACGCCCGCACGGTGGCGGCCCGCACCGGTTCGGCGCCGTTGAACAGCACCTGCAAGCGCGACAGGTCGAGCCCCGCGCGTTCGGCCTGGGTCGTCTCGCGTACGCACAGGTCGAGCGCAAAGTCGGGCCCGCCGGTGCAGGTGACGCCGTAATCGCTGATCGCCCTCAGCCAACGGATGGGCTTCTGCAAGAACGCCAGCGGGGGCATGAACACCAGCGACCCGCCGAGCGCCAGCGGGTGGAGCAGGTTGCCCACTAGGCCCATGTCGTGGAACGCGGGGAGCCAGCCGGCGACCACGATCGACTCGTCTTGCCCGAACGCGGCCCGGATGAGCCGCTGGTTCTCGATCAGGTTGGCGTGCGAGACGACGACCCCTTTCGGCTGGCCGGTCGAGCCCGAGGTGTACTGCAAGAACGCGGGAGAGTGCGGGTCGGGCAAACGGGCCTCGGCCGCGTCGCCGCCGGCCGCCGCGTCGAGGCTTACCCACTCCAATGCCGCGAGCAGCGGGTCGGCGTCGATCAGCGGCCGCAGCAGGTCGAGCGTCGTCGCGTCCACCAACGCCATGCGGGCGCCGCTGTCGCGCACCACCGCCGCCAGCCGGGCCGCCTTGCGGTTCTTGCGGGGCGGGTTGATCGGGGTCGCGATGGCGCCGGCGTAGAAGCAGCCGAACAACGCAGAGACAAAGTCGATCCCTTCCGGAAAGACCAGCAGCACCGGTTCGCCTTGGGCGCCGCGGCGGGCGAGTTCGCCGGCAACTCGACTGGCGGCGGCGTACAGGTCACCATAGGTAGCACAGCCGCCCGTCTGCTCGCCATCGGGGAGGAATCGATAGAGCAGACGGTCCGGCGCCGCACCTGCCCGCGTGCGCAGCACTTCCGGCAGCGACAGGGCCTGCCGCAGCAGCAACGGCGCTCGGTCGGGGGCGGCCTGGTCGGGCAAGCCGGGGGCGGTTTCTGGGCGGGGGTGATCCATCACGTTGTCGTTGTGGGAAGGGGCGCCAGCCGGCGCCGACGGCCGGGCGGTTCTACCCTCCTCCTACGATCGTGCCTCCTAGCAACATGCCGGCTGCGACAGTTCAGTTACGCCCTATTGAGCAAGCTGTTACGTGAAACGCTAGCGTTGCGGGCCGCTTGGCGACCCACCGCAAGCCACCCTGATTACCCAGGCCTAATTTCTTAACAACTCAGCCCGCCCAACGCAAGCTAAAGGGCGGCAACATGTTCCGACGAATCCAGCCCCTTCCAATCCGGCGCCACAAGCAGTCATTGCTGGCGCCTTCTGTGTACATCGAACGAACACGGCCCGCCGCACGATGACTTCCGCTCGCATCCTTGTAACCGGCGCGGCCGGCTTCATTGGAAAACGTCTGTGCGACCACCTGCGCACTGCCGGCAACCCTGTGCGCGCGGCAACCCGCACCGAGGCGTCGGCGCAGCGGCTCAGGGACGACGGGTGGGACGCCCGGTGCGTCGAGATGAGAGACCCATCGGCCTTGGCCGCGGCGCTCGAAGGGGTTGATCAAGTTTACCACTTGGCGTCGGTGGTTTCTGCCCGTTCGTTTGCGGCGGCCCGCCAGGTCAATGTCGAGGGCTCGCGGCTGCTGGCCCTCGAGGCCGCCAAGCGGGAGTCTCCCCCGCGGTTGCTGTACGTCTCCTCCCTGGCGGCCAGCGGGCCGGTGGAGGGGGGACGCGCGCGGACCGAGGCCGACCCGGGCCGGCCCGTTTCCTACTACGGCCGCACCAAGCTCGAAGCCGAGCAGGCCCTGCGAGGCCTGGCCGACCGGCTCCCGGTGGTGGCGGTCCGTCCCCCGGGGGTTTTTGGGCCGGGCGACCTGAACCTGCTGCAGATGTTCCGCTCGGTGCGGGCCGGCCTGAACTTTGTTGCGGTGTCGCAGCGGTACCGCTACTCGTTTGTCTACGTCGAGGACCTGGCCGAAGGCATGCGTCGGGCGATGGAAGCCGGAGACCGGCTGACGCACGACCACCCTTCCGATGGGCTCTATTTCCTGGCCGATCCGCAGCCGATGACCTTCGGCCAGCTCGGCGACGCGGTCGCCGCGGCGCTTGGGCGCCGGCCCCCGCGCTGCGTGACCATCCCCGCGGCGGGCTGCTGGGGGGTCGCCACGGCGCCCGAGCTGTGGGGCCGGCTCACCGGCGCCAAGACCTACCTGAACTACGACAAGATCCGCGAAGCGGTCGCCGGCGAGTGGTTCTGCGACCCCGCACGCGCCGACCGGGAGCTCGACTGGCGCCCAGAAAAAGGCCTCGCAGACCGGCTGATCGACACGCACAACTGGTATGTCCGTCAGAAACTGCTGCCGGCCAACAGATAGGGCCGCAATGGTTTCGCGGCAGCCACGCCCGCTGAGTACAATGCGTACTGACCCGGCCCCGGCGACGGGCCGGCTCGCGATCGACTCACCGAGCGGGTTTGCACCGATATGAAGACTCTCCATCAAGCCGCACGCGGCGCCGTGGCCTCCCTGGCCTGCCTGGGCGCAGCCCTGCTGTCCGCCGCATGGGCCCAGGCAACCCCCCTCACGCCCGAATCGCAGCTCCGCCCCGCCGGCCTAGAGCGGGCCTGGTTCACCCAGACCAACCTCGACGCGGCCCGGAACAAGCTGCAAGGGGTGACCCTCTCTGGAGACATGCTGGTCTCGCTCTCCACGGCGGGGTTTGTCGAGGCCTTCGACGCCGAGACGGGCGAGAGGCTGTGGGCCACCCGCGTCGGCAACCCAGACTACGGCAGCCTCGGCCCCGCGGTGGGCCAGGACGTGATCGCCCTGATCAACGGCTCGACGCTGCACGTGCTCGACCGCAAAGACGGTCGCCCCATCATCTCCCGCCCGGTCGGGGGCGCGCCGGCCGGCGCGCCGGCCATCGGCAAGGGCTTCGTCTTCGTCCCTCTGCTGAGCGGCCGGGTCGAGGGCTACCCGATCGAAGACCAGGGCGAGCCCCTGTGGTACTACAGCTCTTCGGGCCGCGTTTATCAACCGATCGTCGCGGGGACCGACCATATCTACTGGGCCAGCAGCCGCGGCTACATGTTCGCCGCGGGGATCGCCGCTACCGGCGTCGCCTACCGGTTTGAGAGCGTGGCCGACTTTGTCGCCCCCCCCGCCGCGGGCGACGGCATGGTGTACGCCGCCACCGGGGCGGGCTACATGTACGCGATCGACGAGCAGTCCGGCAAAGAGAAGTGGCGGTACTCGACCGGCTTCCCGATCCTGCGATCGCCGGTGGCCATCGCAGACGAGGTGTTCATCGTGACCGAAGAGCCGGCCCTGCACCGCGTCGACGCAAGCGGCGACGCCAAGTGGGTCACCCCCGGGGTCGCCCAGTTCATCGCCCAGAGCGAGTCGCGTGTGTACGGCCTCGACCGCTTCGGGGGCTACCTGGTGCTCGACGGCGAGACCGGCGTCGTGCTGTACCGGGCCCCCTCGCGCGGCAGTTTCCACCCGGTGCTCAACACCGAGAGCGACCGGCTGTTTGTCTACTCCGACGACGGGCTGATCCAAGCCTTCCACGAGCTGGGCGCCGACGAGCCCTACCTGCACGCCCCCAAGCCCGCCACCGCCGAAGTGGCCGACGAGAACGCCGACCCCGCCAAACCCGCGGCAGCCGCCCCGGCAGAAACGCCCGTCAAGCCCGCCGAAGCCGGGCCCGCCCCGGCCGAAGCCCCCGCGGCTATCCCCGACCCGTTCGGCGGCGAAGACCCGTTCGGCGGCGACGCGGGCGACCCGTTCGGGGGAGACGACCCGTTCGGGACGACGCCGTAGGGGTCGCGGCGAGTAGGCCGGACGAGCGTGCCGTAGGCAAGCCGGGCGTCTCGCCCGCTACAACCAGAAAGCCATGGCGCGAAAGCCCATCCTCGTCGTGCTGGTGATCGTCGCGGTCTGCGTCGCAGCGTTGATTGCGTGGCGTGCGTCAAGCCCGGTTTGGCAGATGTCCGCACGCAACTCGCCGAACGGCGTGGTCGTTGAGGTCTACAAGTCCGGCGCCGCGCAGCCAACGTATGCCACGGTGCTCACCGGAAAAACCATCGGCGCCGATGTCGATCGGGCGACTCGCCAGAACCTGCCGGCGGCGCTGGCGACGACCGTTTTCTACGACGACACGATGCGGCCGGGGCGCTGGACCGTGGCAATCAGCGGCACGACGCTCGACATTATGGAGCATGCGTTGATCATCAACGGCGCCACACAATTGACGCCGCTGGAGTAGACCCAACCACGCGGCCAGCAGTGAGCCCCTGAGACGAGCCTACCAGCTCGAACACCCTAGAATCGGCGCGGTAGGTCAACGTCATTCGGAGAGTCGCGTTGGTTGCCGCCACTCACGGCTGGCAAGCCAGCAGAGGCGCCCAGCGTTGCACGCCGAGGCAGCTCCGAACCTGTGCCTATCCTGCCGAGGTGATGTCCACCGACGGCAGTTTCGGGGATACTCGAAACTGCGTCGGCCGATGACGCTGACGCAGTTTCCGAGATTCCGAAACTGCACCCGATGTTTCGGTCGCTCGTAGTTCTCGAACGTACTCATCATCGCGCAAAAGCCCACCGTCTTCACCGTAATGCTTCTTCAACTCGGCGCCGCAAAAATCACAGAATCGAGTGCACCAATGTCCCGCGAGTTTGAAGTTCGAGATGCCCTCGGCCTTGATGGCCTCAGAAGCCCGGCGATTTGCACCAATTACGTCTGAGTAGTCTTTGCGGTGGCAAAGATTGAACCCGCGGAGGAATACGACTTGGCGAAGGTCTGTGTCGTACCCAGCAACGACGTACTCGCCGTAGATATTCCGATCGCGAAAGCGGTTCTCGGTAACGTGACAACACCAAGACATGATTGCGCCCTAACGACAAAGCTCAGCGACCTCCGCCGGAAACGCCCGGTCGACTACAAGAGTCGCGGGGAAATTATACCGCGCAATCCGGAGCGGTGGACATCACCTCAGCGAGATACGGACCGCTTCTACGAAGCGTCGGCGTGAAACACCGAAGCACTTTCGGAGGATGCCAACAGCGCAGCGGTGCAGCTCTCCTCCATCGGGTTGCCGACTGGCCGACGGACCGAGGGAGCATCGGCCAGCACGACTAAGGTCGATGCCGAACTGCGGGCGGTGTCAGCCGGGTCGGGACACCGTTGCGAGTTGGCGCCGGGCAGCACGCGCGTCGACTGGTCCATCTCCGGCAGCTTGGACGGAGCCGATTCTGAGCCAAGTGATGTCCGCCGACGCAAGTTACGGAGCGTTCGCTTAGTCACACAGAGGGTGTCCGCCCGCGCCTCAACAGGGGCGTCAGCGATAGGGCCACGCCGAAAAGGGCCAGCATCACGCCGGCGGGCTCCGGGACGCTGGCGGACGCCGTCGCGGCCCCGCCTGCTAGGTGGTCGCGCCACACCGAGAAGTCGGCCGCGTCGACGATGCCGTCGAGGTTCCCGTCGGCGCCGTCTCCTGGCGAGGCGACCGGGGCGCCGAAGCTAGACCTCCAGATTAGGTAGTCGGCTGCGTCCACCACGCCGTTGCGATCGTAGTCGCCCGGGACGAAGGCCAACGCGATCGTAAGCGTGGCCGTGGGGGCGACGTAGTCCTGCGAGTACGTGTCTGTCCCAAGAGCTAGTGTGAACGGTAAACCGTCCGCCAGCAGGCCGCTCAAGACCCCGCCGCGGCTGGCGATCGTCAGGGGCTCTGCGCCGGACATCGTCTGAGACAGGTCCACCCCATCTAGCACAAACGACCGGCCCACGAGGTTCAGCGTGCCGCCGTCGACGACCCGCACGTTGGCGCCCAACGTTCCGCCGGACATCTCCACCACGCCGTCGCGGAATACGTATAAGTTCTCGCCGATGCTGCCGCCAGAGATGTTGATCTGACCGCCGGAGTGGGCGTGGAGGTCGTCTCCCACGGCGCCTCCAGAGATGTTCGCCACGGCGCCATCGAAAACGTCGAAGGAGCTTCCCACGCTGCCTCCGGAGATGTTCACCGTGGCGCCACGGAAGGCGTCAAAGCCCTCGCCGACCGCGCCGCCGGTGATGGTCACTTGCGCGTCGATTGCTTCGAGGTTGTCGCCGACGGCGCCCCCCGCCTGGACGGCGAGTTGGCTGAGCCGGCCCGCGTTGAAGTTCTGACCCAGGACCTCGCCTCCCGTCACGGTACGGCTCTCGCCGGCGATCAGCCCGTTCCTCGGCTTGTTAAGCGTGGACGTCGTTGGGCCAAAGTGGCTCCGCGACAGAGTGAGCGAATTGGGCCGAATCGTGTCGCCGTCGATCGGCGCTAGGACGAACGGCGTGCCGTCTTCGAGCGTGCCGCTGAGCACTTCATTCTGAGAGAGGTTCTGTGCGATGGTCGCTCCGACGGTCGCAAGAGCAGCGATGGGTTCGCCGTTCAAGCGGAAATCGGATCCATGGATCGCCAGCGAAGCAGAGAACGAGCTGGTGGTGACCCCGTCGCCCGTCGAGCCGCCGGATACCACCACGGCGCCGTCGTTGTCTAGGCTGAGGCTACCAAGGATATTGCCGCCGTTGACGTGGACGACCGAGTCTCCGCGGGCGGAGAGGGCCGCGACCGAGCCGGCGTTGATCTCCACTAGTCCCTCGCTCTGGACGCTTATCAAACGGTCGATCGTTCCCCCGTCGACCTGCAGTTCTCCAGATACAGACACCGACGTTCGAAGCGTTGGGTCGCCCCCAATGACGCCGCCTTTCACCACGTAGCGACCGCCGGAGCTCACAGTTAAGCCTTGCACGATACCCCCGGTGCTTTGTCCCGAGGCGTCGCCAGCGATGCGGAGCTCGAAATCGATCTCGCCCCCCGATACGGAAACAAACCCGCCGGCAAGCATCTGAAGGTCGCGCGTATGACCACCAGCCACAGTGACCAACCCTGCGGAACTGAACCCTGCGCCGATCTCGCCCTCCGAGATCAAGATGCTGCTCCCGGCGAAACCCTGCAGGCCGACGCCCACCACGCCCCCCCCCACTGAGACGGAGGAGCCCGGCAGCGCGTCGAAGTCGTGCCCCACCGCCCCCCCCGCGACGATCACCGCCCCGGCCGCCTCGAGGTTGTCGCCGACGGCGCCCCGGGGCTCGACCCACACGAGGCTGTTGTAGCCTGCGTTGAAGTCGTTCACGGGCGCTGCGCCGGAGGCGTCGAACCGCACGAGTTGGCCCGTGCGGACGCCAAGCGGCAACGCCCCGGACGACGCGGTAAAGACCGTTTGGGTGACCGGCGCCACCTCCGCGGCGTGGAGCGAGAACCCGCCGGCCGCGAGCACGTCGCCGTCTTCCTTCGAGAATGCGAACGGCGTGCCATCGGCCAGCGTGCCGGAGAGCACGTCCGTGGGGCCGAGCGAGGGGACCACCACGTCTCCGACGGTCGTTAGCCCCGCTAGTGGCGCCCCGTTGATGCGGAAGTCGCCCCCGTGCAGCATTACGGTCCCGCCGCTGTCGATCATGAAGAACTGGCCAAATCCGCCACCGGTAACCTTCGCCTCTGCCCCCGTGTGTACGCGGAGGGTGCGACCGAGCTTGCCGCCAGAAATTTCGATCGAGGCGTCCGTGGCGATATCAACGCCGACGCTGAAGCTGCCGCCGGAGACCGACACTTGGCTGCCCGGCAGCACCCGCAACGCGTTGCCGTAGACCTCGCCGAACGATCCGCCAGAAATCTGTACGTCGCTGCCGGCTAGCGCAGTAAATGCTACGCCAAACCGGCCTCCTTCGACGCGCACCGAGCTCCCCGAATGGGCCTGAAATATGCCGCCTACTGCGCCGTCGGTGACAGTAACATGGGACGCGGCAAAGGCGTCGAAATCGGACGCGATTGCGCCGCCGGCTACTTCAACCACCGCGCCGACGGCCTCGAAATTCTTACCGATCGATCCACCCGGGAGCACACGCACGGTGCTGCCGGGCCCTGCGCCAAAGGAGCTAGGCACAACGGCGCCGGCCCCAACTAGCAGCGTCTGGCCACTTCGAACCCCCGCCGGAACGGCGTCGAAGGGGGCGTTGATCGTTGCGGGACCGGCTGGCAGCGCCGCTGCTCGTCGCAGGATGATGGTTTTGTTGTCCAGCGAATCGCCATCGGTAGGAGAGAACGCGAACGGGGTCCCGTCTGCGAAGAAACCAGAAAAGAGAGAGCCGAATGGCACTTCGAACGTCGCC from Pirellulimonas nuda includes:
- a CDS encoding NAD-dependent epimerase/dehydratase family protein, which encodes MTSARILVTGAAGFIGKRLCDHLRTAGNPVRAATRTEASAQRLRDDGWDARCVEMRDPSALAAALEGVDQVYHLASVVSARSFAAARQVNVEGSRLLALEAAKRESPPRLLYVSSLAASGPVEGGRARTEADPGRPVSYYGRTKLEAEQALRGLADRLPVVAVRPPGVFGPGDLNLLQMFRSVRAGLNFVAVSQRYRYSFVYVEDLAEGMRRAMEAGDRLTHDHPSDGLYFLADPQPMTFGQLGDAVAAALGRRPPRCVTIPAAGCWGVATAPELWGRLTGAKTYLNYDKIREAVAGEWFCDPARADRELDWRPEKGLADRLIDTHNWYVRQKLLPANR
- a CDS encoding outer membrane protein assembly factor BamB family protein — translated: MKTLHQAARGAVASLACLGAALLSAAWAQATPLTPESQLRPAGLERAWFTQTNLDAARNKLQGVTLSGDMLVSLSTAGFVEAFDAETGERLWATRVGNPDYGSLGPAVGQDVIALINGSTLHVLDRKDGRPIISRPVGGAPAGAPAIGKGFVFVPLLSGRVEGYPIEDQGEPLWYYSSSGRVYQPIVAGTDHIYWASSRGYMFAAGIAATGVAYRFESVADFVAPPAAGDGMVYAATGAGYMYAIDEQSGKEKWRYSTGFPILRSPVAIADEVFIVTEEPALHRVDASGDAKWVTPGVAQFIAQSESRVYGLDRFGGYLVLDGETGVVLYRAPSRGSFHPVLNTESDRLFVYSDDGLIQAFHELGADEPYLHAPKPATAEVADENADPAKPAAAAPAETPVKPAEAGPAPAEAPAAIPDPFGGEDPFGGDAGDPFGGDDPFGTTP
- a CDS encoding beta strand repeat-containing protein, with the translated sequence MLTAAALIASDAWGQFTTVINLPSDPLPAVLGSDTQVNIFEGANLSIPGFGDHLGKVQNQEINLLGGVLGQPQFDQGSTFNLSDGFIRFVRLRPGVSMTMTGGVTVAGISAPAGSSVSISAADLRINGQPIAGLEAAGASLQIDLPTQYILTGAFADGSPLFIRSTNGDIAAGTLSVHAIASPANPRSLIVASLDPVPTTIGDLQTLRVDSGAALPANFQATAGSELIIEPGGAVGNNARFYGAEVTLLGSPIASAGGTLGNFAYAHTGSNVAIEGGTVGVEFYATVGSTVNIRDGSVGDRFRAGGGSVVNISGGAVGKTFDGQAGSVVNISGGWVNEGLTTHGTLNFSGGTIRDDASALSDSVFTMSGGTIGEDFAARAGSQVHISGGLVGQKFVASSGSNVSISGGTVQTRFAAASGSTVSISGGLLEGFTAGSGSNVSISGGLFADGTLFSNSSNTLLEGSEFYLDGVAVAGPAVVAEQATFEVPFGSLFSGFFADGTPFAFSPTDGDSLDNKTIILRRAAALPAGPATINAPFDAVPAGVRSGQTLLVGAGAVVPSSFGAGPGSTVRVLPGGSIGKNFEAVGAVVEVAGGAIASDFDAFAASHVTVTDGAVGGIFQAHSGSSVRVEGGRFGVAFTALAGSDVQISGGSFGEVYGNALRVLPGSQVSVSGGSFSVGVDIATDASIEISGGKLGRTLRVHTGAEAKVTGGGFGQFFMIDSGGTVMLHGGDFRINGAPLAGLTTVGDVVVPSLGPTDVLSGTLADGTPFAFSKEDGDVLAAGGFSLHAAEVAPVTQTVFTASSGALPLGVRTGQLVRFDASGAAPVNDFNAGYNSLVWVEPRGAVGDNLEAAGAVIVAGGAVGHDFDALPGSSVSVGGGVVGVGLQGFAGSSILISEGEIGAGFSSAGLVTVAGGHTRDLQMLAGGFVSVSGGEIDFELRIAGDASGQSTGGIVQGLTVSSGGRYVVKGGVIGGDPTLRTSVSVSGELQVDGGTIDRLISVQSEGLVEINAGSVAALSARGDSVVHVNGGNILGSLSLDNDGAVVVSGGSTGDGVTTSSFSASLAIHGSDFRLNGEPIAALATVGATIAQNLSQNEVLSGTLEDGTPFVLAPIDGDTIRPNSLTLSRSHFGPTTSTLNKPRNGLIAGESRTVTGGEVLGQNFNAGRLSQLAVQAGGAVGDNLEAIDAQVTITGGAVGEGFDAFRGATVNISGGSVGSSFDVFDGAVANISGGAVGDDLHAHSGGQINISGGSIGENLYVFRDGVVEMSGGTLGANVRVVDGGTLNLVGRSFVLDGVDLSQTMSGAEPLTIASRGGVLSGLLADGLPFTLALGTDTYSQDYVAPTATLTIALAFVPGDYDRNGVVDAADYLIWRSSFGAPVASPGDGADGNLDGIVDAADFSVWRDHLAGGAATASASVPEPAGVMLALFGVALSLTPLLRRGRTPSV